From the Malus domestica chromosome 17, GDT2T_hap1 genome, one window contains:
- the LOC139193393 gene encoding uncharacterized protein produces the protein MAEDNSFEAKSSLAIVAGSDVEVNLNQHLNSVLLNEFNYLPWARAVSLALGRRSKLGYVNGAIQALAATSPTFESWLCKDQLVMFWLLNFMERRTVEIFSYSESSMHIWDQVKEMYENQNNTASVFQLKKDIANLQQKGKSFVQHLGSLTSMWNELDVY, from the coding sequence ATGGCAGAAGACAATTCCTTTGAAGCTAAAAGTTCTTTGGCTATTGTAGCAGGTTCAGACGTTGAGGTTAATCTAAACCAACATCTCAATTCTGTCTTGTTGAATGAATTCAACTATCTTCCATGGGCTAGAGCCGTATCTCTTGCACTGGGAAGAAGATCTAAGCTTGGGTATGTCAATGGTGCTATACAGGCGCTTGCAGCCACGTCTCCTACATTTGAGTCATGGCTATGTAAAGATCAACTAGTTATGTTCTGGTTACTTAATTTTATGGAGCGTAGAACtgttgaaatttttagttattcAGAATCATCCATGCATATATGGGATCAAGTTAAGGAAATGTATGAGAATCAAAACAACACTGCTAGTGTTTTTCAGCTTAAGAAAGACATTGCAAATCTACAACAAAAAGGCAAGTCgtttgttcaacaccttggtAGCTTGACGAGTATGTGGAATGAACTTGATGTTTATTGA